From a region of the Candidatus Binatia bacterium genome:
- a CDS encoding metalloregulator ArsR/SmtB family transcription factor — protein sequence MEKNDVLAALAALAQETRLDIFRLLVRAGNDGLPAGAIGDELGVASATLSFHLKELKMARVIQCRREGRSLIYSPSFGVMNDLLQFLTVNCCEGVAVCEPKARRARRSA from the coding sequence ATGGAGAAGAACGACGTACTGGCCGCCCTCGCCGCACTGGCTCAGGAGACCCGTCTGGACATTTTCCGTCTGCTCGTGCGGGCCGGAAACGACGGTCTGCCGGCGGGCGCCATCGGCGATGAGCTGGGTGTGGCCTCGGCGACGCTCTCGTTTCATCTGAAGGAGCTCAAGATGGCGCGCGTGATTCAGTGCCGTCGGGAAGGGCGATCTTTGATCTACAGCCCGAGCTTCGGTGTGATGAACGACCTTCTCCAGTTTCTCACAGTGAATTGCTGCGAGGGAGTTGCAGTTTGCGAGCCCAAGGCGCGCCGCGCACGGCGCAGCGCCTGA
- a CDS encoding glutathione S-transferase family protein — translation MGLALVFLVPLAAFVVWWLWERSHRKTHAVSPGLQVDINLPHAAEFELYHNALSLCSKKTRFCLAELGIDYVGHHVHLIETGGYENIGRAFLAVNPAGVVPVLVHDGHPIYESHEQIRYAADHAPEGAPSLVPSDPAAEDEMQEWVDRSSLVGDDPIAGAKRSAGNAVPGLTVPLFSSMMEEIPVHWIFEGLLFHRLKIRPVLFLALKSRGLRGLPKLPPAVKAIQACGRAMNTHLDDLEAHLEKSGGPWILGEAFTLADVSWVVVVERLREADSLHVFLGEGRRPAVTAWWERIRARPSYHDAIKAHGEPRVVSGTERLIAAKAADPALRAALEEF, via the coding sequence GTGGGCTTAGCGCTGGTTTTCCTCGTTCCGCTCGCGGCGTTCGTCGTGTGGTGGCTCTGGGAGCGCAGTCACCGGAAGACACACGCCGTTTCGCCGGGGCTGCAGGTCGACATCAATCTGCCCCACGCGGCGGAGTTCGAGCTGTACCACAACGCTCTGTCGCTCTGTTCGAAGAAGACGCGCTTCTGTCTTGCCGAACTCGGCATCGACTACGTCGGGCACCATGTCCACCTGATCGAGACGGGGGGCTATGAGAACATCGGCCGTGCGTTCCTCGCGGTGAATCCGGCGGGTGTCGTGCCCGTGCTCGTGCATGACGGCCACCCGATCTACGAGTCCCACGAGCAGATCCGGTACGCGGCCGACCATGCCCCGGAAGGCGCGCCCTCACTGGTGCCGTCCGATCCGGCGGCCGAAGACGAGATGCAGGAATGGGTCGACCGTTCCTCGCTCGTCGGGGACGATCCGATCGCGGGCGCGAAGCGGAGCGCGGGCAACGCCGTGCCGGGCCTCACGGTGCCGCTTTTCTCATCGATGATGGAAGAGATTCCGGTGCACTGGATTTTCGAGGGACTCCTCTTTCATCGGTTGAAGATACGCCCGGTGCTGTTTCTCGCGCTCAAGTCGCGTGGCCTTCGGGGGCTACCGAAGTTGCCTCCGGCCGTGAAGGCCATCCAGGCCTGTGGGCGCGCGATGAACACGCATCTCGACGATCTGGAAGCGCATCTCGAGAAGTCCGGCGGGCCGTGGATCTTGGGAGAGGCATTCACGTTGGCCGACGTGAGTTGGGTCGTCGTCGTGGAGCGCCTCCGAGAGGCGGACAGTCTGCACGTTTTCCTCGGAGAGGGGCGTCGTCCCGCGGTCACTGCCTGGTGGGAGCGGATCCGGGCGAGGCCGAGCTATCACGATGCGATCAAGGCGCACGGGGAGCCCCGTGTGGTGTCCGGTACCGAGCGGCTCATTGCGGCCAAGGCCGCGGATCCTGCTCTGCGCGCGGCACTCGAAGAGTTCTGA
- a CDS encoding serine hydrolase, translated as MWRRDPEVEPGDVGMNGEILDRMVEEFAGTCETGERFHGAQMALYRDGRRVLDVGGGAARIRTEVPVAEDTLFVMFSCTKALASLAMLMLYERGKFHYDEHVVAYWPEFARVMPEKAGITIRHVLSHRAGFPGGPEWLTARHWGDRAAIRRAMEEVELSFPAGQKNAYHAINFGHMVNELIERIDGRDCGVFLREEVFEPLGLNDIHVGLPDDSRLEGRVAWCYNEMNLSAARATGVVAPGQESSEGEEASALARVARAEPEGEPREVPELSHPFNRPATHQAVLPAAGGIATARDLTEVLSVLALGGKRGNVELVSREGLAAVTAPTNRSSDLDGTVGWPLRWSTGFSLGFHGAGSTLRTFGHGGAGGQETFADPDRRLAWTFLTNGEISDDFIDWRYRLQSMAFEACVS; from the coding sequence GTGTGGCGACGCGACCCTGAAGTCGAGCCCGGCGACGTCGGGATGAACGGTGAAATCCTGGACAGGATGGTCGAGGAGTTCGCCGGCACCTGCGAGACCGGCGAGCGGTTTCACGGCGCTCAGATGGCGCTCTACCGTGACGGGCGCCGCGTGCTCGATGTGGGCGGCGGGGCGGCGCGCATTCGTACCGAGGTGCCGGTCGCCGAGGATACGCTCTTTGTGATGTTCAGCTGCACCAAGGCGTTGGCCTCTCTCGCGATGCTGATGCTCTATGAGCGCGGCAAGTTCCACTACGATGAGCACGTCGTCGCGTATTGGCCCGAGTTTGCCCGGGTGATGCCCGAGAAGGCCGGCATCACGATTCGGCACGTCCTGAGTCATCGAGCCGGTTTCCCGGGAGGCCCGGAGTGGCTCACGGCGCGGCACTGGGGCGATCGCGCCGCGATCCGGCGCGCGATGGAGGAGGTGGAACTCTCGTTCCCCGCCGGCCAGAAGAACGCGTACCACGCGATCAATTTCGGGCACATGGTGAACGAGCTGATTGAGCGGATCGATGGCCGTGACTGCGGCGTGTTCTTGCGCGAAGAGGTCTTCGAGCCTCTCGGGTTGAACGACATCCACGTCGGTCTGCCGGACGACTCGCGGCTCGAGGGCCGCGTGGCCTGGTGCTACAACGAGATGAACCTCTCCGCCGCGCGCGCGACCGGCGTCGTCGCCCCCGGGCAGGAATCGAGCGAGGGTGAGGAGGCGAGCGCACTGGCGAGAGTGGCTCGAGCCGAGCCAGAGGGCGAACCGCGCGAGGTTCCGGAGCTTTCCCATCCCTTCAATCGGCCGGCCACGCATCAGGCCGTGTTGCCGGCGGCGGGCGGCATCGCGACCGCGCGCGATCTGACCGAGGTGTTGTCGGTGCTGGCCCTGGGAGGGAAGAGGGGCAACGTCGAGCTCGTCAGCCGGGAGGGGCTGGCGGCCGTGACCGCACCGACGAATCGCTCCAGCGACCTCGACGGCACGGTCGGGTGGCCTCTGCGCTGGAGCACCGGGTTCTCGCTGGGCTTCCACGGCGCGGGCAGCACGCTGCGGACGTTCGGGCACGGAGGTGCGGGGGGCCAGGAGACGTTCGCGGATCCCGATCGGCGACTCGCATGGACCTTCCTCACGAACGGTGAGATCTCCGACGATTTCATCGACTGGCGATACCGGCTGCAGTCGATGGCTTTCGAAGCTTGCGTGTCGTGA
- a CDS encoding CoA ester lyase, which yields MESVSDATRLRRSVLFVPGIDPRKIDRARESEADTVVLDLEDAVAPEKKSDARECTAQAFRAGSFGGSEAAVRINPPGTPFFEDDLAAVVAAGVSTIMLPKAEQPDDLAAVAARLAKDTALLLLIESPLGVANVLSLANAAPRTEALCFGHADFSLQMGLADTDSANPVVHHARCSVAIAAKAHGLTPIDCVHVAVKDDEAFTADTAFGLSLGYEGKLCIHPRQAERVNEIYTPSAAQVAYAERVVAGWEEALHEGHGVLTIDGKMVDAPLVAQQERVLARARR from the coding sequence ATGGAAAGCGTAAGCGATGCGACGCGTCTGAGACGCTCGGTGTTGTTCGTCCCGGGTATCGACCCTCGCAAGATCGATAGAGCCCGCGAATCCGAGGCCGACACGGTCGTTCTCGATCTCGAGGATGCCGTTGCCCCAGAGAAAAAAAGCGACGCGAGAGAGTGCACCGCCCAGGCGTTCCGCGCCGGATCCTTCGGCGGCTCCGAAGCCGCCGTCCGGATCAACCCACCGGGCACACCCTTCTTCGAAGACGACCTCGCCGCGGTCGTCGCTGCCGGGGTGTCGACGATCATGCTCCCCAAAGCCGAGCAACCCGACGACCTCGCGGCCGTTGCCGCGAGGCTCGCCAAGGACACCGCGCTCCTCCTCCTGATCGAGAGCCCACTCGGCGTCGCCAACGTCCTATCGCTAGCGAACGCGGCCCCCCGCACCGAGGCCCTCTGCTTCGGCCATGCGGACTTCTCGCTTCAAATGGGCCTCGCGGACACCGACTCAGCGAACCCTGTCGTTCACCACGCCCGATGCAGCGTAGCGATCGCGGCGAAAGCCCACGGACTCACGCCGATCGACTGTGTCCACGTCGCCGTGAAAGACGACGAAGCGTTCACCGCCGACACCGCCTTCGGGTTGTCACTCGGTTACGAGGGGAAGCTCTGCATCCACCCACGTCAGGCCGAACGGGTGAACGAGATCTACACGCCATCGGCTGCGCAAGTCGCGTACGCCGAACGCGTCGTCGCCGGCTGGGAGGAGGCGCTACACGAGGGACACGGCGTGCTGACAATCGACGGCAAGATGGTCGACGCTCCGCTGGTCGCGCAACAAGAACGCGTTCTCGCCCGGGCGCGCCGCTGA
- a CDS encoding nuclear transport factor 2 family protein, producing the protein MAEFERSEVEAAFHEFVAMGDRCAESRDWNPWADIHSEDGVWFEHHFGTQRGREAIRSVIVEVMKPVPMMFFPVEWFMIEGNRVASYIWQQMPDPKGGDEIYRFGNITVLEYAGEGLWSFQEDVYNPTEATDMMKRWLAAGGKLAEA; encoded by the coding sequence ATGGCAGAGTTCGAGAGGTCCGAGGTCGAAGCCGCGTTCCACGAGTTCGTTGCGATGGGTGACCGGTGCGCGGAATCGCGAGATTGGAATCCGTGGGCTGACATTCACAGCGAAGATGGTGTGTGGTTCGAGCACCACTTCGGGACCCAGCGGGGGCGCGAAGCGATCCGCAGCGTGATTGTCGAGGTCATGAAGCCGGTCCCCATGATGTTCTTCCCGGTGGAGTGGTTCATGATCGAGGGGAACCGGGTCGCTTCCTACATCTGGCAGCAGATGCCGGACCCGAAGGGAGGCGATGAGATCTACCGCTTCGGGAACATCACCGTCTTGGAGTACGCCGGCGAGGGGCTCTGGTCGTTTCAGGAAGACGTGTACAACCCGACCGAAGCCACCGATATGATGAAGCGTTGGCTCGCCGCCGGCGGCAAGCTCGCCGAGGCCTAG
- a CDS encoding glutamine synthetase beta-grasp domain-containing protein, with the protein MNKTKLEYIWLDGYKPTQSLRSKTRVESDFGGKLEDCPMWSFDGSSTEQADGSASDCLLKPVAVFPDPGRRNSFLVMTEVLNADRTPHESNGRATILDGDDEDFWFGFEQEYFLWDTETDRPPGFPAQGYPRPQGPYYCSVGGSNAYGREVIEEHLDDCLAAGINVEGINGEVAAGQWEFQVFAKGAARAGDETWVARYLLERIAEKYGYSINWHPKPLGDTDWNGSGMHANFSNGLMRTSGKEDTFTRVCEEFAKNIERHISVYGADNRQRLTGAHETQAIDQFSFGVSDRGASIRIPIGTLEDGWKGRLEDRRPASNADPYKVAAAIVKTTKEAVG; encoded by the coding sequence ATGAACAAAACGAAGTTGGAATACATCTGGTTGGATGGATACAAGCCGACCCAGAGCCTTCGCAGCAAGACTCGCGTCGAGTCGGATTTCGGGGGCAAGCTCGAGGACTGCCCGATGTGGTCCTTCGACGGAAGCTCGACCGAGCAGGCCGACGGCAGTGCTTCAGACTGCCTGCTGAAGCCCGTTGCCGTCTTCCCGGATCCCGGCCGTAGGAATTCCTTTCTCGTCATGACAGAGGTTCTCAACGCCGACCGTACGCCGCACGAGTCGAATGGCCGTGCGACGATCCTCGACGGTGACGACGAAGATTTCTGGTTCGGGTTCGAGCAGGAGTACTTCCTGTGGGACACCGAAACCGATCGTCCTCCGGGCTTCCCGGCGCAGGGCTACCCCCGTCCGCAGGGTCCGTACTACTGCTCGGTCGGCGGCTCGAACGCCTACGGTCGTGAAGTCATCGAAGAGCATCTCGACGACTGCCTCGCTGCTGGCATCAACGTCGAAGGCATCAACGGCGAAGTTGCCGCGGGCCAGTGGGAGTTCCAGGTGTTCGCGAAGGGCGCTGCGCGCGCCGGCGACGAGACCTGGGTTGCCCGCTACCTTCTCGAGCGCATCGCCGAGAAGTATGGCTACTCGATCAACTGGCACCCGAAGCCGCTCGGCGACACCGACTGGAACGGCTCGGGCATGCATGCCAACTTCTCGAACGGCCTGATGCGTACTTCCGGTAAGGAAGACACGTTCACGCGGGTCTGCGAAGAGTTCGCCAAGAACATCGAGCGTCACATCTCGGTCTACGGCGCCGATAACCGCCAGCGCCTGACCGGTGCGCACGAGACGCAGGCGATCGATCAGTTCAGCTTCGGCGTCTCGGATCGCGGTGCTTCGATCCGCATTCCGATCGGCACGCTCGAGGACGGCTGGAAGGGTCGCCTCGAGGATCGCCGCCCGGCGTCGAACGCAGATCCGTACAAGGTTGCGGCTGCGATTGTGAAGACGACGAAGGAAGCCGTGGGCTGA
- a CDS encoding CoA ester lyase, protein MRSAKEFFQPMAIGAPEPVREIPFTPSRMIHFFDPSNPKMASKVGDIAKKCDVLLGNLEDAIQVDNKLAARRGLVNIAKETDFGDCQLWTRINSLDSPWMLDDVTELVTEIGDKLDVIMVPKVEGAWDIHYMDRLLAQLEARAGLKKPLLIHAILETATGVANVEEICGASPRMQGLSLGPADLAASRRMKTTRVGGGHPGYVVRADPDPNDENAPRPSTQQDLWHYTLARMVDACAAHGILPYYGPFGDIKDTVACEDQFRNAFLMGCVGAWSLHPVQIGIARNVFSPPADEVLWAKRVIKEMGDGSGAVMIDGKMQDDATFKQCRVMVDLADRLSANDPELAKAYTPVD, encoded by the coding sequence ATGCGTAGCGCGAAAGAATTCTTCCAGCCCATGGCCATCGGTGCTCCGGAGCCGGTGCGCGAGATTCCTTTCACCCCGTCACGGATGATCCATTTCTTCGATCCGAGCAATCCGAAGATGGCGTCCAAGGTCGGGGACATCGCGAAGAAGTGCGACGTACTGCTCGGTAACCTCGAGGACGCGATTCAGGTCGACAACAAGCTCGCCGCTCGCCGGGGGCTAGTGAACATCGCGAAGGAAACCGACTTCGGCGATTGCCAGCTCTGGACGCGAATCAACAGCCTCGATTCGCCCTGGATGCTCGACGACGTCACCGAACTCGTCACCGAGATCGGCGACAAACTCGACGTCATCATGGTTCCGAAGGTCGAGGGCGCCTGGGACATCCATTACATGGACCGCTTACTTGCTCAGCTCGAAGCGCGCGCTGGCCTGAAGAAGCCGCTTCTGATCCACGCGATCTTGGAGACCGCGACGGGCGTCGCGAACGTCGAGGAGATTTGTGGTGCGAGCCCGCGCATGCAGGGCTTGTCGCTTGGCCCTGCGGACCTCGCCGCGTCGCGTCGCATGAAGACCACGCGCGTCGGCGGTGGACATCCCGGCTACGTCGTCCGCGCCGACCCCGATCCGAACGACGAGAACGCGCCCCGTCCGTCGACCCAGCAGGACCTCTGGCACTACACCCTCGCCCGTATGGTCGACGCCTGTGCTGCCCACGGAATCCTGCCGTACTACGGGCCCTTCGGTGACATCAAAGACACCGTCGCGTGTGAGGATCAGTTCCGGAATGCCTTCCTGATGGGCTGCGTCGGCGCCTGGTCGCTGCACCCGGTCCAGATCGGCATCGCGCGCAACGTCTTCAGCCCGCCCGCCGACGAAGTGCTCTGGGCGAAGCGCGTCATCAAGGAGATGGGTGATGGAAGCGGCGCCGTTATGATCGACGGTAAGATGCAGGACGACGCGACGTTCAAGCAGTGTCGCGTCATGGTCGACCTGGCGGATCGTCTCTCCGCGAACGACCCGGAGTTGGCGAAGGCCTACACGCCGGTCGACTGA
- a CDS encoding serine/threonine-protein kinase, with product MQFPQSTKDEASVFLEDTDRELPSKIDVRTRYALFKTIARGGKSLIQACKDLHLSRTICYKSLRPELANNPVEQKRFLREARVTAMLQHPSTVPIYELGRNNKGHLYFTMKLVHGYTLREVIDPKYRDRYDLMQLIEVVVGIGHALDYAHTAGVVHRDIKPENILVGPFGEVLILDWGLAKVWDREGVSEEPPPSEDPIKSDDPTITHQGKLEGTPAYMSPEQIERDPKIDGRTDIFSLGTILYEILAGDRPTKGDTVHEVINSALNDTPVKPSEIAKYKVPPRLEQICMQCIEKDPAKRIQTASQLVRELQEKWI from the coding sequence ATGCAATTTCCGCAGAGCACCAAAGACGAAGCTTCGGTATTCCTCGAGGACACCGACCGAGAGTTGCCGAGCAAGATCGACGTCCGAACCCGCTACGCCCTCTTCAAGACGATCGCGCGGGGCGGGAAGTCGCTCATCCAGGCGTGCAAGGACCTGCACCTGTCGCGCACGATTTGCTACAAGTCGCTTCGCCCCGAGCTCGCCAACAATCCGGTCGAACAAAAGCGCTTCCTCCGCGAGGCTCGCGTCACCGCGATGCTCCAGCACCCGAGCACCGTTCCCATCTACGAGCTCGGCCGAAACAACAAGGGGCATCTCTACTTCACGATGAAACTCGTGCACGGCTACACCCTGCGTGAGGTCATCGACCCAAAATATCGCGATCGGTACGATCTGATGCAGCTAATTGAGGTGGTCGTCGGCATTGGCCACGCCCTCGACTACGCGCACACCGCGGGCGTCGTCCACCGCGACATCAAACCGGAGAACATCTTGGTCGGGCCGTTCGGCGAGGTTCTCATCCTCGACTGGGGACTCGCCAAGGTTTGGGACCGAGAAGGAGTCTCCGAAGAACCGCCGCCCTCCGAGGACCCGATCAAGAGCGACGACCCCACGATCACCCACCAGGGGAAGCTGGAAGGCACTCCGGCCTACATGTCGCCTGAGCAGATCGAACGCGACCCGAAGATCGACGGCCGGACCGACATCTTCAGCCTCGGCACCATCCTCTACGAGATCTTGGCAGGCGACCGACCCACGAAAGGCGACACCGTCCATGAGGTGATCAACTCCGCGCTGAACGACACACCCGTGAAGCCCTCCGAGATCGCCAAGTACAAAGTGCCTCCGCGCCTGGAACAGATCTGCATGCAATGCATCGAGAAGGATCCCGCGAAACGCATCCAGACAGCGAGCCAGCTCGTCCGAGAGCTGCAGGAGAAGTGGATCTAG
- a CDS encoding amidohydrolase family protein: MRHLRAVTSIVLGLLAVSACTRAPDIVRMPADPPVAVLIEDVTVLDVEDGSKAPHQDVLVEQGRIARIVPTGQITLPEGGERVDGRGATLLPGLIDMHAHVSSPTGPPWVAGLPNEDANLQGFLYAGVTTVLDTGSMAPDAYERRDRIARGEQLGPTTYEAGPIVTARGGHPVAIFSKNLPSLLSWYVLPRMTREVDTPQEGKMAAADVAGMGADVMKVVVDRIPSGVPRITNEALAAAVGEARRHDLRSVAHIGDAQDAMDAADAGVAAWVHGVYKESLSDEQVAKLAGYGIPMAPTLVVFESFAGFGKPYEATDLERESADPDGLAAMNDVPEDFDLSVMNGLAGTLASSRENVRRLHDAGVMILAGSDMQSGLFAGASLHREIGLLVESGLTPSEAIRAATLDPARFLSRSKGPPFGVVKEGRVADLLLVEGDPTADIRNLSRIRAVLKGGIPLERIPRTRG, from the coding sequence ATGAGACATCTCCGCGCCGTGACCTCGATCGTCCTCGGACTCCTCGCCGTGTCGGCATGTACGCGGGCTCCCGACATCGTCCGGATGCCCGCCGACCCGCCGGTCGCGGTCTTGATCGAGGACGTGACGGTTCTGGACGTCGAGGATGGGTCGAAGGCACCCCATCAGGACGTTCTCGTCGAGCAGGGCCGCATCGCCCGGATCGTACCCACGGGCCAGATCACCCTCCCGGAAGGCGGGGAGCGAGTTGATGGCCGCGGGGCCACTCTTCTGCCCGGTCTGATCGACATGCACGCCCACGTTTCCTCGCCGACCGGCCCGCCCTGGGTCGCGGGTCTTCCGAACGAAGACGCGAACTTGCAGGGTTTTCTGTACGCGGGCGTGACGACGGTTCTCGATACGGGCTCGATGGCCCCCGACGCCTACGAGCGCCGCGACCGCATCGCGCGCGGGGAGCAACTCGGACCTACGACGTATGAGGCGGGGCCGATCGTGACCGCGCGGGGCGGACATCCGGTCGCGATCTTCTCGAAGAACCTCCCATCGCTGCTCAGCTGGTACGTCCTGCCGCGCATGACCAGAGAGGTCGACACGCCGCAGGAGGGGAAGATGGCTGCTGCCGACGTTGCCGGCATGGGAGCCGACGTGATGAAGGTGGTCGTCGACCGGATTCCGAGCGGCGTACCGCGGATCACGAACGAGGCGTTGGCCGCGGCAGTGGGAGAGGCGCGCCGGCATGACCTGCGTTCAGTGGCGCACATCGGGGACGCTCAGGATGCGATGGATGCGGCCGACGCCGGTGTCGCGGCGTGGGTGCACGGGGTCTACAAGGAGTCGTTGTCCGACGAGCAGGTTGCGAAGCTCGCCGGGTACGGAATTCCGATGGCCCCGACGCTCGTCGTGTTCGAGAGCTTTGCCGGGTTCGGGAAGCCGTACGAGGCAACGGACCTCGAGCGGGAGAGCGCGGACCCGGACGGGCTCGCTGCGATGAACGACGTCCCCGAGGATTTCGACCTCAGTGTTATGAATGGGCTCGCCGGCACGCTGGCTTCGTCGCGTGAGAATGTGCGTCGTCTCCATGACGCGGGGGTGATGATCCTCGCCGGCAGCGACATGCAGTCCGGTCTTTTCGCGGGAGCGAGCCTCCACCGCGAGATCGGTCTTCTCGTCGAATCCGGTTTGACACCCAGCGAGGCGATCCGTGCGGCGACGCTCGATCCGGCGCGCTTCCTCTCGCGCTCGAAGGGGCCGCCGTTCGGTGTCGTGAAGGAGGGGCGGGTCGCCGACCTTCTGCTCGTCGAGGGGGATCCGACGGCGGACATCCGAAATCTCTCCCGCATCCGGGCCGTCTTGAAGGGCGGCATTCCCTTGGAGCGGATCCCCCGTACACGAGGCTGA
- a CDS encoding ArsI/CadI family heavy metal resistance metalloenzyme has product MRVQLALNVKDLDKAVEFYSKMFGVEVNKRKPGYANFAVENPPLKLVLFELPDEPERLNHLGVEVFDDEAVPAATERIQAAELEHLIEEETNCCFAKSTKVWAKEPDGLQWEWYKVLEDSESFGETPKLDTDAAGVPQVADAEKGGPCCS; this is encoded by the coding sequence ATGCGTGTACAGCTTGCTTTGAATGTGAAGGATCTCGACAAGGCCGTGGAATTCTACTCGAAGATGTTCGGTGTCGAGGTGAACAAGCGCAAGCCAGGTTACGCGAACTTTGCGGTGGAGAATCCGCCCCTGAAGCTCGTGTTGTTCGAACTGCCCGATGAGCCTGAGCGCCTGAATCACCTCGGCGTCGAAGTGTTCGACGACGAAGCCGTCCCCGCCGCCACCGAGCGGATCCAGGCGGCGGAACTCGAGCACCTGATCGAGGAAGAGACGAACTGCTGCTTCGCGAAGTCGACCAAGGTATGGGCCAAGGAGCCTGACGGGTTGCAGTGGGAATGGTACAAAGTTCTCGAGGACTCCGAGAGCTTCGGTGAGACGCCGAAGCTCGATACGGATGCCGCGGGCGTCCCGCAGGTGGCTGACGCCGAGAAGGGCGGGCCCTGCTGCTCGTGA